From a single Brettanomyces bruxellensis chromosome 7, complete sequence genomic region:
- the FCF1 gene encoding rRNA-processing protein fcf1 (BUSCO:EOG09264SET), whose protein sequence is MGKARKTRRYKVKRMISKNDARLKKNQSKKPKEDDKELVRQVPQVSSALFFQYNEAIKPPYQILLDTNFFNFSIQKKIDIVRGMMDCLYAKCIPMVTDCVVAELEKLGPRYRIALTLAKDPRIKRLTCTHKGTYADDCLVHRVMEHKCYIVATNDADLKRRIRKVPGIPIMSVGAHSYVIERLPDVF, encoded by the coding sequence ATGGGTAAAGCCAGAAAGACCAGAAGATATAAGGTGAAACGTATGATAAGCAAGAATGATGCCagattaaaaaagaatcaGAGTAAGAAACCCAAGGAAGATGATAAGGAATTAGTCAGACAGGTGCCTCAAGTCTCCTCggctcttttctttcaatataACGAAGCTATAAAGCCACCATATCAAATTCTTTTGGAtacaaacttcttcaatttcagTATTCAGAAGAAAATAGACATAGTACGTGGAATGATGGATTGCCTGTATGCGAAGTGCATTCCAATGGTTACCGACTGTGTTGTTGCAGAGTTGGAGAAGCTTGGACCCAGATATAGAATTGCCCTTACACTTGCTAAAGATCCCAGGATTAAACGTTTGACATGCACACACAAAGGAACTTATGCAGATGATTGCTTGGTTCACAGAGTTATGGAGCATAAATGCTACATAGTGGCGACGAATGATGCCGATcttaaaagaagaataagaaagGTTCCTGGAATTCCAATAATGAGTGTGGGTGCGCACTCTTATGTTATTGAAAGGCTCCCAGATGTTTTTTAA
- the TUF1 gene encoding translation elongation factor Tu yields the protein MLEQWTVNRTGIFKQTLSASKVRFAATFTRNKPHVNIGTIGHVDHGKTTLTAAITKILSEKGDAKFLDYSSIDKAPEEKARGITISTAHVEYETDKRHYSHVDCPGHQDYIKNMITGAAQMDGAIIVVAATDGSMPQTREHLLLARQVGVQKVVVYVNKVDQVDDKEMLELVEMEMRDLLTEYGFDGEHTPVIFGSALMALQGKEDKIGKESVLKLLDAIDSWIPTPKRDLEKPFMMPIDEVFSISGRGTVVSGTVERGILKPGQEIEVLGGKEKPLKTTVTSIEMYHKSLGEAEAGDTPGILLRGVKKDQVTRGMVLAEPGSCKAYQKCLASIYILTKEEGGRHTPFGENYRPQMYLRTSNVNVTLKFPSTEKDHSKQVMPGDNVEMVLELLYPIVMEHGQRFNLRESGKTVGTGMITRVYEK from the exons ATGCTAGAACAATGGACTGTTAATCG AACTGGAATTTTCAAGCAGACAC TTTCTGCTTCAAAAGTCAGATTCGCAGCCACCTTCACAAGAAACAAGCCACACGTCAACATAGGTACAATTGGCCATGTTGACCATGGTAAGACAACCTTGACCGCTGCAATTACGAAGATTCTTTCGGAAAAAGGTGATGCTAAGTTCTTGGACTACTCGTCGATCGATAAGGCCccagaagaaaaagcaagaggTATCACTATTTCCACTGCCCATGTTGAATACGAAACTGATAAGAGACATTACTCGCATGTGGACTGCCCGGGCCATCAGGATTACATCAAGAACATGATTACAGGTGCTGCTCAGATGGATGGTGCAattattgttgttgctgctaCTGATGGATCGATGCCTCAAACCAGAGAGCACTTACTTTTGGCCAGACAAGTTGGTGTTCAGAAGGTTGTGGTTTATGTCAACAAGGTCGATCAGGTTGATGACAAGGAAATGCTTGAATTGGTTGAAATGGAGATGCGTGACCTATTGACCGAGTACGGTTTTGACGGTGAGCACACTCCTGTTATCTTTGGATCAGCCCTAATGGCTTTGCAAGGCAAGGAGGACAAGATCGGAAAGGAATCTGTTTTGAAACTGTTGGATGCCATCGACTCGTGGATCCCAACTCCAAAGAGAGACTTGGAAAAGCCATTTATGATGCCAATAGACGAGGTTTTCTCTATTTCCGGTAGAGGTACCGTCGTTTCTGGTACTGTTGAAAGGGGTATCTTGAAGCCAGGTCAGGAAATTGAGGTCCTGggaggaaaagagaagCCTCTAAAGACCACCGTCACTTCTATTGAGATGTATCACAAGTCTTTGGGTGAGGCTGAAGCTGGTGACACTCCAGGTATTTTGCTGAGAGGTGTGAAGAAGGATCAGGTCACCAGAGGTATGGTTTTGGCCGAGCCAGGTAGCTGCAAGGCCTACCAGAAGTGCTTGGCATCCATCTACATCTTGACTAAGGAAGAGGGAGGAAGACACACACCATTTGGCGAGAACTACAGGCCTCAGATGTACTTGAGGACTTCCAATGTGAACGTTACTTTGAAGTTCCCAAGCACCGAAAAGGACCACTCGAAGCAGGTCATGCCAGGAGACAATGTTGAGATGGTTCTCGAGTTGTTGTATCCAATTGTCATGGAGCATGGTCAGAGATTCAACTTGAGAGAGTCCGGAAAAACCGTCGGTACTGGTATGATCACCAGGGtttatgaaaaataa
- the HXT3_1 gene encoding Low-affinity glucose transporter hxt3, protein MSSSEISSKPSGQQDTGQKKAAALSSDDTFEDRNQLKQELDEAPVEPVAAPVENKSSYLFAGVMCLLIAFGGFVFGWDTGTISGFVNMPDFLKRFGQWSDADNEYYLSKVRTGLIVSIFNIGCAFGGVTLAKTGDIYGRKKGLMVTMVIYIVGIIIQIASSSSWIQYFIGRIVSGFAVGSISILCPMFISETSPKAIRGTCVSSYQLMITLGIFLGYCTDYGTYHNYDDSRQWRIPLGLCFAWALFMIFGMTLMPESPRFLIEKKRMEEAKKSVGKVNKCAPDSDFTLQEVNRIIDAIETEALAGNASWGELFTGKPKIFYRLVMGIMLQSLQQLTGDNYFFYYGTTIFKSVGLTDSFETSIILGVVNFGSTFPSLYIVDKFGRRWTLLIGCVGMLVCLVIFASLGVKTLYKGAYGVDPNTSAGDAMIFLACLYIFFFATTWGPTVYVVVSETYPLRIRAKGMGLAQSANWLWGFLIAFFTPFITGAIHFAYGYVFFGCVVFAFFYVATCVPETKGLSLEDVDELYRHFTPGTAFLSKFSNANKAKELAEEGEVAQKA, encoded by the coding sequence ATGTCTTCCTCGGAAATTAGCTCCAAACCATCTGGCCAGCAAGACACTGGTCAGAAGAAGGCAGCTGCACTATCGTCTGATGACACATTTGAGGACAGAAATCAATTAAAGCAAGAACTTGATGAAGCTCCTGTTGAACCAGTGGCAGCTCctgttgaaaataaatcatCATACCTTTTTGCTGGTGTGATGTGTCTTCTTATTGCATTCGGTGGTTTTGTTTTTGGTTGGGATACGGGTACCATTTCCGGTTTCGTGAACATGCCAGATTTCTTGAAAAGGTTCGGTCAATGGTCTGATGCTGATAACGAGTACTACTTGAGTAAGGTCAGAACAGGTTTGAttgtttccattttcaacattgGTTGTGCTTTCGGAGGTGTTACACTCGCTAAGACAGGTGATATTTacggaagaaagaaaggttTGATGGTTACTATGGTTATTTACATTGTTGGTATTATCATCCAAATTGCTTCCAGCAGTTCATGGattcaatatttcattGGAAGAATTGTTTCAGGTTTTGCTGTTGGTTCGATTTCTATTTTGTGCCCAATGTTCATTTCCGAGACTTCTCCAAAGGCTATCAGAGGTACATGTGTTTCATCGTATCAGTTGATGATCACCTTGGGTATCTTCTTGGGTTACTGTACTGATTACGGTACTTATCACAACTATGATGACTCCAGACAGTGGAGAATTCCATTAGGtctttgctttgcttgGGCTTTGTTTATGATCTTCGGTATGACTTTGATGCCAGAATCACCAAGATTCCTTattgagaagaagagaatggAAGAGGCCAAGAAATCAGTTGGTAAGGTTAACAAATGTGCACCAGATTCGGACTTTACTCTTCAGGAAGTTAACCGTATTATTGATGCTATCGAGACAGAAGCTCTTGCAGGTAATGCTTCTTGGGGAGAGTTGTTCACAGGTAAGCCAAAGATTTTCTACCGTTTGGTTATGGGTATCATGCTTCAATCTCTTCAGCAATTGACAGGTGATAACTATTTCTTCTACTACGGTACTACGATTTTCAAGTCTGTTGGTTTGACAGACTCGTTTGAAACATCTATCATTCTTGGTGTTGTCAACTTTGGATCCACCTTCCCATCTCTTTACATTGTCGATAagtttggaagaagatggacGCTTCTTATTGGCTGTGTTGGTATGCTTGTTTGTCTTGTTATCTTTGCCTCTCTTGGTGTTAAGACCTTATACAAGGGTGCTTACGGTGTTGATCCAAACACATCTGCAGGTGACGCTATGATTTTCCTTGCATGTTtgtacattttcttctttgctaCCACCTGGGGCCCAACTGTTTACGTTGTTGTTTCCGAAACTTATCCATTGAGAATCAGAGCTAAGGGTATGGGATTGGCACAGTCTGCTAACTGGCTATGGGGATTCTTGATTGCATTCTTCACTCCATTCATTACAGGTGCTATTCACTTTGCATACGGTTACGTGTTCTTTGGATGTGTTGTGTTCGCATTTTTCTACGTTGCTACCTGTGTTCCAGAAACCAAAGGTCTCTCATTggaagatgttgatgagCTTTACAGACATTTCACTCCAGGTACTGCCTTCCTCTCAAAGTTTTCTAATGCTAATAAAGCTAAAGAACTGGCTGAAGAGGGAGAGGTCGCCCAGAAAgcttaa
- the HXT3_2 gene encoding Low-affinity glucose transporter hxt3 → MSSSEISSKQSNQVANGQNNELAGGNPDTFEDRTQLKQQLDQAPVEPVAAPVENKSSYLFAGVMCLLIAFGGFVFGWDTGTISGFVNMPDFLKRFGQWSDADNEYYLSKVRTGLIVSIFNIGCAFGGVTLAKTGDIYGRKKGLMVTMVIYIVGIIIQIASVKSWVQYFIGRIVSGFAVGSISILCPMFISETSPKAIRGACVSCYQLMITLGIFLGYCTDYGTYHNYDDSRQWRIPLGLCFAWALFMIFGMTLMPESPRFLVEKKRMEEAKKSVGKVNKCAPDSDFTLQEVNRIIDAIETEALAGNASWGELFTGKPKIFYRLSMGIMLQSLQQLTGDNYFFYYGTTIFKSVGLTDSFETSIILGIVNFASTFPSLYIVDRFGRRWTLLAGCVGMLVCLVIFASLGVKTLYKGAYGVDPNTSAGDAMIFLACLYIFFFATTWGPTVFVVVSETYPLRIRAKGMGLAQSANWLWGFLIAFFTPFITGAIHFAYGYVFFGCVVFAFFYVATCVPETKGLSLEDVDEIYRHFTPGTAFLSKFSNAEKAKELAEEEETAQKA, encoded by the coding sequence ATGTCATCCTCAGAGATTAGCTCCAAGCAATCTAATCAGGTTGCAAATGGGCAAAACAATGAACTAGCTGGAGGAAATCCAGACACGTTTGAGGACAGAACTCAGCTAAAGCAGCAGCTTGACCAGGCTCCTGTTGAACCAGTGGCAGCTCctgttgaaaataaatcatCATACCTTTTTGCTGGTGTGATGTGTCTTCTTATTGCATTCGGAGGTTTTGTTTTCGGTTGGGATACGGGTACCATTTCCGGTTTCGTGAACATGCCAGACTTCTTGAAAAGGTTCGGTCAATGGTCTGATGCTGATAACGAGTACTACTTGAGTAAGGTCAGAACAGGTTTGAttgtttccattttcaacattgGTTGTGCTTTCGGAGGTGTTACACTCGCTAAGACAGGTGATATTTacggaagaaagaaaggttTGATGGTTACTATGGTTATTTACATTGTCGGTATTATCATTCAAATTGCATCTGTTAAGTCATGGGTTCAGTATTTCATTGGAAGAATTGTTTCAGGTTTTGCTGTTGGTTCGATTTCTATTTTGTGCCCAATGTTCATTTCCGAGACTTCTCCAAAGGCTATCAGAGGTGCTTGCGTTTCCTGCTACCAATTGATGATCACCTTGGGTATCTTCTTGGGTTACTGCACTGATTACGGTACTTACCATAACTATGATGACTCCAGACAGTGGAGAATTCCATTAGGtctttgctttgcttgGGCTTTGTTTATGATCTTCGGTATGACTTTGATGCCAGAATCACCAAGATTCCTtgttgagaaaaagagaatggAAGAGGCCAAGAAATCAGTTGGTAAGGTTAACAAATGTGCACCAGACTCGGACTTCACTCTTCAGGAAGTTAACCGTATTATTGATGCTATTGAGACAGAAGCTCTTGCAGGTAATGCTTCTTGGGGAGAGTTGTTCACAGGTAAGCCAAAGATTTTCTACCGTTTGTCTATGGGTATCATGCTTCAATCTCTTCAGCAATTGACAGGTGATAACTATTTCTTCTACTACGGTACTACGATTTTCAAGTCCGTTGGTTTGACAGACTCGTTTGAAACATCTATCATTCTTGGTATTGTCAACTTTGCATCCACCTTCCCATCTCTTTACATTGTTGATAGATTTGGTAGAAGATGGACATTGCTTGCTGGATGTGTTGGTATGCTTGTTTGTCTTGTTATCTTTGCCTCTCTTGGTGTTAAGACCTTATACAAGGGTGCTTACGGTGTTGATCCAAACACATCTGCAGGTGACGCTATGATTTTCCTTGCATGTTtgtacattttcttctttgctaCCACCTGGGGTCCAACCgtgtttgttgttgtttcaGAGACTTATCCATTGAGAATCAGAGCTAAGGGTATGGGATTGGCACAGTCCGCTAACTGGCTATGGGGATTCTTGATTGCATTCTTCACTCCATTCATTACAGGTGCTATTCACTTTGCATACGGTTACGTGTTCTTTGGATGTGTTGTGTTTGCATTCTTCTACGTTGCTACTTGTGTTCCAGAAACCAAAGGTCTATCATTggaagatgttgatgagATTTACAGGCACTTCACTCCAGGTACTGCCTTCCTTTCTAAGTTCTCTAATGCTGAAAAGGCTAAGGAACTGgcggaggaagaagagacaGCTCAGAAAGCTTAG
- the HXT6 gene encoding hexose transporter, translated as MSSSSEISSKHSDGAAPNDAAPEDRFEDRTQLKQQLEEAPVEPVAVPVENTSSYAFAGVMCLLIAFGGFVFGWDTGTISGFVNMPDFLRRFGQWSDADNEYYLSKVRTGLIVSIFNIGCAFGGVTLAKTGDVYGRKKGLMVTMVIYIVGIIIQIASSHSWIQYFIGRIVSGFAVGSTSILCPMFISETSPKAIRGACVSSYQLMITLGIFLGYCTDYGTYHNYDDSRQWRIPLGLCFAWALFMIFGMTLMPESPRFLVEKKRMEEAKKSVAKVNKSAPDSDFTLQEVNRIIDAIETEALAGNASWGELFTGKPKIFYRLVMGIMLQSLQQLTGDNYFFYYGTTIFKSVGMNDSFLTSIILGVVNFASTFPSLYVVDHFGRRWTLLGGCIGMMVCLVIFASLGVKALYKGAYGVDPNTGAGDGMIFLACLYIFFFATTWGPTVFVVVSETYPLRIRSKGMGLAQSANWLWGFLIAFFTPFITGAIHFAYGYVFFGCVVFAFFYVATCVPETKGMSLEDVDELYRHFTPGTAFLSKFSNAEKAKQLAEEGEVAQKA; from the coding sequence AtgtcatcttcttctgagATTAGTTCAAAGCACTCAGATGGAGCTGCACCAAACGATGCAGCCCCTGAAGACAGGTTCGAGGACAGAACCCAACTTAAACAGCAGCTTGAGGAGGCTCCTGTTGAGCCAGTGGCTGTTCCAGTTGAGAATACTTCATCCTACGCTTTTGCTGGTGTGATGTGTCTTCTTATTGCATTCGGTGGTTTCGTTTTCGGTTGGGATACGGGTACCATTTCCGGTTTCGTGAACATGCCAGATTTCTTGAGAAGGTTCGGTCAATGGTCTGATGCTGATAACGAGTACTACTTGAGTAAGGTCAGAACAGGTTTGAttgtttccattttcaacattgGTTGTGCTTTCGGAGGTGTTACACTCGCTAAGACAGGTGATGTTTacggaagaaagaaggGTTTGATGGTTACTATGGTTATTTACATTGTCGGTATTATCATCCAAATTGCTTCCAGCCATTCATGGATCCAATATTTCATTGGAAGAATTGTTTCCGGTTTCGCTGTTGGTTCCACTTCTATTTTGTGCCCAATGTTCATTTCTGAGACTTCTCCAAAAGCTATCAGAGGTGCTTGTGTTTCATCGTATCAGTTGATGATCACCTTGGGTATCTTCTTGGGTTACTGTACTGATTACGGTACTTATCACAACTATGATGACTCCAGACAGTGGAGAATTCCATTAGGtctttgctttgcttgGGCTTTGTTTATGATCTTCGGTATGACTTTGATGCCAGAGTCACCAAGATTCCTtgttgagaagaagagaatggAAGAAGCTAAGAAATCCGTTGCTAAGGTTAATAAGAGTGCTCCAGACTCGGACTTCACTCTTCAGGAGGTTAACCGTATTATTGATGCTATCGAGACAGAAGCTCTTGCCGGTAATGCTTCTTGGGGAGAGTTGTTCACAGGTAAGCCAAAGATTTTCTACCGTTTGGTTATGGGTATCATGCTTCAATCTCTTCAGCAATTGACAGGTGATAACTATTTCTTCTACTACGGTACTACTATTTTCAAGTCCGTTGGTATGAACGATTCTTTCTTGACCTCCATCATTCTTGGTGTTGTCAACTTTGCATCCACCTTCCCATCCCTTTACGTTGTTGACCACTTCGGTAGAAGATGGACTTTGCTTGGAGGTTGTATCGGTATGATGGTTTGTCTTGTTATCTTTGCTTCTCTTGGTGTTAAGGCATTGTACAAGGGTGCTTACGGTGTTGATCCAAACACAGGTGCTGGTGATGGTATGATTTTCCTTGCATGCTtgtacattttcttctttgctaCCACCTGGGGTCCAACCgtgtttgttgttgtttcaGAGACTTATCCATTGAGAATCAGATCTAAGGGTATGGGATTGGCACAGTCCGCTAACTGGCTATGGGGATTCTTAATTGCATTCTTCACTCCATTCATCACAGGTGCTATTCACTTTGCATACGGTTACGTTTTCTTTGGATGTGTTGTGTTTGCATTCTTCTACGTTGCTACTTGTGTTCCAGAAACTAAGGGTATGTCTTTGGAGGATGTTGATGAGCTTTACAGACATTTCACTCCAGGTACTGCCTTCCTTTCTAAGTTCTCTAATGCTGAAAAGGCTAAACAGCTGGCCGAGGAGGGAGAGGTCGCCCAGAAGGCTTAA